Sequence from the Pedobacter sp. D749 genome:
AAAATGCCACATCGTATTGTGGAAGCACGCCCCCAACAATATGTACCTCCGTTACCGGTTCACCATCGTATTTTTTAACGATATCGAGCATTTGCTCCATCGTTAAAGCCCAGCCTTCTTCTTTTTGTTTAATTAAACGGGAGTACGAGCAAAATTTGCAGTCGTAAACGCAAAGATTGGTAGGTTCTAAGTGAAAGTTTCGGTTAAAATAAGTTTTATCGCCGTGTTTTTTCTCACGTATGTAATTGGCGAGGACACCGAGGTAACCTAGTTCAGCCTGTTCATAAAGGTAAACACCTTCATCAAATGTAATCCGTTCTCCGTGAAGAACTTTGTGTGCTATGTTTTGTAATTCAGTTGATAAATTGGTATCAGCTAATATTTGTTCAACTTGCTCAGTTGTATTCATTCCTGATTTATTTTGAACAAAAATACAATAATGGGGCGATTTGAAAATCATTTTCTTGTAACAAACCGTGATTTTTGAATGTCAATCTTAATAATTAACCACAGATGAACACGGATAAACGCAGATATTGATTGCTTTTATTTTGTAAAATCTCTTGGCATCGTCATCTCGACTGAACGCAGTGGAATGGAGAGATCTATCTTTATAGATTTCTCGACTTCGTTGCACTTCGCTCGAAATGACGACGCTTTAGAGGAAACTATAAAGATAGATCAGTAACGGTTACAAAAAAAGCACCTCTTTTCAGAAGTGCTCTTATTATGTTTTTCACAGGTAAATCTAATTATCTCGCTGCAGGGGTAAAGGTTAATACGATATTTGCAGTTTTACCACCAAATTCGATTGGCGATTTTAAGATCATTTGTGTGCTGGAAAGATCAGTTAACACTAAACGATAACCTTCTGTTACGTTTTTAGCTTTATCACCTTCAAATATTTTTTTGAACTGAAAAGTCTGGTCTTTAGGTGCAGCCGACCAGAATATAGTCTGCATTACCGAACCACAAGTGCTTGATGCTGGTAAAGTGTAAGAACCATTACCACTATTGGTTAAATTCCATGTACTTCCCTGGAAACATTTGTACGATTTCTCTCCAAATAATCCTTGAACAGCCCCATCAGGCAAACCTTCTAAAGCCACATTACTTACTACCCAGTCGCGAACAACTGTACCTCTGCTACCTGTTACTCCTGCAGTTACTCTTTTTGCAGTATTACAACTTTGTAACATTACTAAAGTAGAACATGCTATTGCGATAGCTATAAATAATCTTTTCATTTTTTGTTTAATTAAATTTCGACAAACTTGTTACATAAATCTTGCCAAAACCATTACGAACCTTAAATTAGCGCCAAATTATTAAATTGCTCCCGATATCATTTCGATTAAAATCAATTATTATGAAACCCGAAACCCTTGCTATTCACGCTTCTAATCTCGTAAAAAGTACTACAGGTGATGTTACGCTGCCAATTAATCTATCAACCACTTTTTTTCGTAGCGAAGATGGTGGTTATCCCGGTGGGCACATGTATAGCAGGGTAAGTAATCCAAACCGGTCTGCTTTAGAAAACACTATAGCAAAATTAGAATATGGCGAAGATGCAGCTGCTTTTTCTTCGGGTAATACCTGTGGACTGGCCATGTTTCAGGCTTTAAAACCAGGTAGCCATATTATAGCACCAGATGATATGTATTGGGGCATAAAAAAACAATTACTTACTATTTTTAACGATAGTTTGGAATTTGATTTTGTTGATCAAACGGATTTAAATCTGATACAATCAAGCATTAAGCCCAATACTAAACTGATCTGGATCGAAACCCCTTCTAATCCATTACTAAAGGTTACAGATATTGAAGAAATTGCCAGAATTGCTAAAGCAAAAAATATCACCCTGGTTTGCGACAGCACCTTTGCCTCTCCAATTTTACAGAATCCAATATTATTGGGTGCCGATATAGTAATGCACAGCAGTACCAAATATTTAGGAGGCCATAGTGATGTGCTTGGTGGGATTTTAATTACGGCCAAAAAAGATGAATTATGGGAGCGCATCAAAAATATACAACAAACCGGTGGTGCCGTACCCTCTCCTTTTGATTGCTTTTTATTAACCCGTAGCATTAAAACCCTGGCTTACCGCATGAAAGGCCATTGCGAAAACGGCAAAAAAGTAGCCGACTATTTAAACGGACATCCGAA
This genomic interval carries:
- a CDS encoding PLP-dependent aspartate aminotransferase family protein; this encodes MKPETLAIHASNLVKSTTGDVTLPINLSTTFFRSEDGGYPGGHMYSRVSNPNRSALENTIAKLEYGEDAAAFSSGNTCGLAMFQALKPGSHIIAPDDMYWGIKKQLLTIFNDSLEFDFVDQTDLNLIQSSIKPNTKLIWIETPSNPLLKVTDIEEIARIAKAKNITLVCDSTFASPILQNPILLGADIVMHSSTKYLGGHSDVLGGILITAKKDELWERIKNIQQTGGAVPSPFDCFLLTRSIKTLAYRMKGHCENGKKVADYLNGHPNVEAVFYPGLESHPQHEIAKKQMKDFGGMMSFLVKGDAEAAHKVANKVQLFAQATSLGGVESLIEHRYSVEGPDSKTPKNLLRISVGLEHVDDIIADLAQALG